Below is a window of Pseudomonas sp. B21-040 DNA.
GGGTCTTTTCGGAGGCCGTCATGCTGCGTCGAATCGTGTTCTATGTGTTGCTCGGTCTGGGGGTGTCTGGCTGCTACTACTACGCAGACCCTTACGATGCGTACTCCGCACCTTATTACTACCCCGGTTATTACGCGCCTTACTACTACTCGCCTTACTACAACCACGGCTATTACGGCCCGCGTTATTACGGGGGTTATCGCTACTACAACCACGGCTATCACGGCGGTCACGGCTCGCGTTATTACGGCGGTGGATATCACGGCGGGCACCATTAATCAGGGGGTGAATAGATGAAAAACCTTTCATCGGACAGATGTTTCAATCTGTTTCGTGAACGCACCAGATTCAGGAAACGGAGGTCTGATCTTTCGACAGTCACCGAATAATTGACTGCCGCCTGCCAGCGTCGCTGGTACGGCTCACTCGCGGTCCAGGAGGCCGCCATGCTCTGTCGAAAACAGCTCCGCCAAATTCTGCTGATTGCTTTATCGGGATTGTCTCTTGGTGCGTGCGTGCCCTATTCCGATGGAGGAGACAGCTACTATTCAGATGGCTATACCTCGCCTGCACCCGCCTATTACGCTGGTGGCAGTTCCTACTATTCAGGTGGCGGTGGTTATTACTCGCCACCGCCCCGGTACTACGCGCCCCCCGCGCGGTATTACCAGCCAACACCGCGTTATTACTATCAGCCGCGCGTCTATCAACCGGCCCCGCGTTATTACCAATCCCGGAGCTATTACCGGTCTCATCAGAATCAGGGCTGGGACGGTCATCATCGAGGTGGCTGGAATAATGACCACCAAGGGAACCAAGGTAACTGGAACAATGGCAGCCGAGGAGGCTGGGATAATGACAATCGAGGGGGTGGACGCCATCACGACGGGCGCGGCGATCACATGGGCCGAGGCGGCAACCGGTAATCGCTCAAACAAAAGCGGCGCATCAAGCGCCGCTTTTTTTATGCCCGGATTTCAGTATTCCGACAAATCCGCCAACGGGTGCCGTCCTTCCCAGACTTTATGAAAGTGCGCCAGCACCACGGCATCCGGCACGTTGTTGATGTCCGGCCAGTGCCAGTGCGGTTTCTGATCCTTGTCGATCAACCGTGCGCGCACGCCCTCGCTGAACTCCGGATGTCGGCAGCAGTTGAGGCTCATGGTGTATTCCATCTGAAAAACCTGAGCCAGCGACAGGTGCCGGGCCCGGGCGATTTGCTCCCAGACCAGATGAGCGGTCAGCGGCGAGCCTTCACTCATGGTTTTTGCAGCACGATTGAGCAGCAGGTCGGCGCTGTCGCGTTGCAGGCTGATGGCTTTCCAGGCGCAACTCACATCACTGACGTCCAAAAGTTCGTCGATGCGCTGGCGCCGCGGTAGCCACTGGGCTTCGGGCAGTTGCGCAACCGCTTCTTGCTGCAAGGCCTTGAGCAAACTGTTGAGCTGCATCGGCGTCTGTTCCTGCCAGTTCAATTGCAGCAACCCTTCGATCAGCTCCTCCTGTTGTTCATCGAGCAAGAAGCGGTCGGCCAGGTCCAGGTCGATCGCATCGCGCCCGTTCATATGGGCGCCGGTCAGGCCCAGAAACAATCCGAGCTTGCCGGGCAGCCGCGACAGGAACCAACTGGCGCCGACGTCC
It encodes the following:
- a CDS encoding enoyl-CoA hydratase/isomerase family protein, producing the protein MNLHFEELTGTDGARIGVASLDAEKSLNALSLPMINALRDQMDAWAKDPQVVCVLMRGNGAKAFCAGGEVRSLVEACRAHPGEVPPLAAHFFAAEYRLDFKLHTYPKPLICWGHGYVLGGGMGLLQGASIRIVTPSSRLAMPEISIGLYPDVGASWFLSRLPGKLGLFLGLTGAHMNGRDAIDLDLADRFLLDEQQEELIEGLLQLNWQEQTPMQLNSLLKALQQEAVAQLPEAQWLPRRQRIDELLDVSDVSCAWKAISLQRDSADLLLNRAAKTMSEGSPLTAHLVWEQIARARHLSLAQVFQMEYTMSLNCCRHPEFSEGVRARLIDKDQKPHWHWPDINNVPDAVVLAHFHKVWEGRHPLADLSEY